Proteins from a single region of Segatella copri:
- a CDS encoding AAA family ATPase → MDIPFIYGRLAEKESFIDRVEDRRELKNFLRHGINVILVSPRRWGKSSLVRTSMEELMQEESKTKVCFMDASKIHTEEEFYNKFASIVIQGVSSTLEQKLSDLVKFINRFTPSITIASDPMNSVEVNLKVNPVKESPENILQLPEKIAEAKGIKIIVCIDEFQQLANLPKWKNLEAMLRAEWQLQHHTTYCLYGSKMHMMKDIFNKANSPFFKFGQLMNLKRIAKEYWIPYIMSNFKKTGKTISESQAECLCERVKYNSWYVQQYCFFLWSHTDKEVTQELLDNQLQLVLDTNEDLFLTEMDELTPTQIGMLKAIASGEKHFNAKDVVETYGLGQPQSITRNKKVLVEKDLVEKHLQDFSFVDPVFELWLKREYNILP, encoded by the coding sequence ATGGATATACCCTTTATTTATGGAAGACTCGCTGAGAAAGAGAGTTTTATCGACAGAGTAGAAGACCGAAGGGAACTGAAGAATTTCCTTCGCCACGGCATCAACGTCATCTTGGTATCTCCAAGAAGATGGGGAAAATCTTCGCTTGTCAGAACCTCTATGGAAGAATTAATGCAGGAAGAATCCAAAACAAAGGTTTGCTTCATGGATGCCTCCAAGATTCATACGGAGGAAGAATTCTACAACAAATTTGCCTCCATCGTGATACAAGGAGTTTCTTCCACATTGGAACAGAAATTATCTGACTTGGTGAAATTTATCAATCGTTTTACCCCAAGCATCACGATAGCTTCCGACCCAATGAATAGTGTAGAGGTCAACCTAAAGGTGAATCCTGTAAAGGAAAGTCCTGAAAACATTCTGCAACTCCCCGAAAAGATAGCCGAGGCTAAAGGCATCAAGATTATCGTCTGCATCGATGAGTTTCAGCAACTCGCCAACCTGCCAAAATGGAAGAACCTTGAAGCTATGCTGAGGGCTGAATGGCAGTTGCAGCACCATACCACCTACTGTCTCTACGGCAGCAAGATGCACATGATGAAAGATATTTTCAACAAGGCGAACAGTCCTTTCTTTAAGTTCGGACAACTGATGAACCTGAAGAGAATAGCCAAGGAATATTGGATTCCATACATCATGAGCAATTTTAAGAAGACAGGAAAAACTATCTCTGAGAGCCAAGCAGAATGTCTATGCGAAAGAGTGAAATATAACTCTTGGTACGTACAGCAATATTGCTTCTTCCTATGGTCACACACAGACAAAGAGGTGACGCAAGAACTCCTCGACAACCAGCTCCAACTGGTTTTGGACACCAACGAAGACTTGTTCTTGACAGAGATGGACGAGCTCACTCCCACCCAAATCGGCATGTTGAAAGCCATCGCTTCTGGCGAAAAGCACTTCAATGCCAAGGATGTCGTAGAGACGTATGGCCTGGGGCAGCCACAGAGCATCACACGTAACAAGAAAGTATTAGTAGAGAAAGATCTCGTTGAGAAACATCTTCAAGACTTCTCATTCGTCGATCCTGTCTTCGAGCTTTGGCTGAAGAGAGAATACAACATTTTACCATAA
- a CDS encoding nucleoside deaminase, translated as MTKEELMHRAIELSKNSVKTGGGPFGAVIAKDGIIIAEASNSVTIDLDPTAHAEVNCIRQATRKLKTFNLEGCEIYTSCEPCPMCLGAIYWAHLDRIYYANDRKDAAKIGFDDEFIYEEIDRQIEDRHKPMIALMRDEALGAFRMWEENTEKTEY; from the coding sequence ATGACAAAAGAAGAATTGATGCATAGAGCCATTGAGCTCTCGAAGAATAGCGTGAAGACGGGTGGTGGACCTTTTGGTGCTGTGATTGCCAAGGACGGTATCATCATCGCTGAGGCTTCCAACAGTGTAACCATCGACCTCGACCCTACGGCTCATGCCGAAGTGAACTGCATCCGGCAGGCTACCCGCAAGTTGAAGACCTTCAATCTGGAGGGTTGCGAAATCTATACCTCCTGTGAGCCTTGTCCGATGTGCCTGGGTGCCATCTATTGGGCACATCTCGACCGTATCTATTATGCCAACGACCGGAAGGATGCGGCAAAGATAGGTTTCGATGATGAGTTTATCTACGAGGAGATAGACCGCCAGATAGAAGACCGCCACAAGCCGATGATTGCCCTGATGCGCGATGAGGCGCTCGGTGCCTTCCGCATGTGGGAGGAAAATACAGAAAAAACGGAGTATTAA
- a CDS encoding nucleobase:cation symporter-2 family protein yields the protein MEQSIENLYKLDGRVPVGKALPFGLQHVLAMFVSNIAPIMILAGAIGLDSSMSAVLIQNCMVIAGIGTLVQLYPVWRIGSRLPIVMGISFTFLSLAIAIAGTHGMGTLIGAVIIGGLVEGTLGLFAKYWIKLIPPVVAATVVTAIGFSLLPVGANSFAGGQGAADFGSMNNWVVGSVTLLACLLCQIFAKGFLRSLSVLVGLLVGYVLALFMGMIDFSGLSGLSIVALPKLLPFTPEFNIGAILSVVAVYLVSATETIGDTSALCNSALKRDPKTKEMGAAVCCDGFVSSVSGLFGCTPITSFSQNVGLAAMSGVVNRFTIAMGAIIMIIGGIFPAIGYVLTTIPQAVLGGCTIMMFGSILFAGFGMMARTGFSQRNMVIVSLSLSVGLGFTSATGMFNIFPEIVRTVFADNCVAVVFLLAVILNLVLPKNLDKA from the coding sequence ATGGAACAGTCAATAGAAAATCTCTACAAATTAGACGGCAGAGTGCCCGTAGGTAAAGCACTCCCATTTGGTCTTCAGCATGTGCTGGCGATGTTCGTCAGCAATATTGCGCCAATCATGATTCTCGCTGGTGCGATAGGTCTGGACAGTTCGATGAGCGCCGTGCTTATCCAGAACTGTATGGTCATCGCCGGTATCGGTACCTTGGTGCAGCTTTATCCGGTATGGCGTATCGGTTCTCGCCTTCCTATCGTGATGGGTATCTCCTTCACCTTCCTTTCGCTCGCCATCGCCATTGCCGGTACTCATGGTATGGGTACTTTGATAGGCGCTGTCATCATTGGTGGTCTGGTAGAAGGAACACTCGGACTTTTCGCCAAGTATTGGATCAAGCTCATTCCGCCTGTAGTAGCCGCTACCGTGGTAACAGCCATCGGTTTCTCGCTCCTTCCTGTTGGTGCCAACTCTTTTGCGGGTGGTCAGGGTGCTGCTGATTTCGGTAGCATGAACAACTGGGTTGTGGGGTCTGTCACTTTGCTGGCTTGTCTGCTTTGTCAGATTTTCGCCAAGGGTTTCTTGCGTTCACTCTCTGTATTGGTAGGACTGCTGGTAGGTTATGTTCTGGCGCTGTTTATGGGAATGATAGATTTCAGCGGACTTTCTGGTCTCTCTATCGTAGCTTTGCCAAAGCTTCTTCCATTTACACCTGAGTTCAATATCGGTGCTATTCTCTCGGTGGTAGCTGTATATCTGGTTTCTGCCACAGAGACGATTGGTGATACTTCTGCGCTCTGCAACAGTGCGTTGAAGCGTGATCCTAAGACTAAGGAGATGGGTGCGGCAGTCTGCTGCGATGGTTTCGTCAGTTCGGTTTCAGGTCTTTTCGGTTGTACTCCTATCACTTCTTTCAGCCAGAACGTAGGTTTGGCAGCGATGTCGGGAGTAGTGAACCGCTTTACCATTGCCATGGGTGCCATCATCATGATTATCGGTGGTATCTTCCCAGCTATCGGTTATGTATTGACTACGATTCCTCAGGCAGTATTGGGCGGCTGCACCATCATGATGTTCGGTAGCATCCTCTTTGCCGGTTTCGGCATGATGGCGCGTACAGGCTTCTCTCAGCGCAACATGGTCATCGTGAGTCTTTCGCTCAGCGTAGGTCTCGGATTCACATCTGCAACAGGTATGTTCAACATCTTCCCAGAGATTGTACGCACCGTTTTTGCTGATAACTGTGTGGCAGTAGTCTTCCTGCTCGCCGTTATCCTGAACCTCGTGTTGCCGAAGAATCTGGATAAGGCATAA